The sequence below is a genomic window from Massilia oculi.
AGCGCCTCGACCAGGGTCATCGGGATGTCGTCGATCGCCTGCAGGCCGGGCGTGCGCACTTCGCCATCGACATAGACGCGGCGGCTGCGGTAGGCCTGCACACGCAGGGTGAGGTTCGGATTGGCGATATAGCGGGCGAGCTTGCCGGTGAGCAGAGCGCGCGCTTCTTCCTCGGTCTTGCCATCGAGGCTGAGCAGGCCGATCAGCGGGAACTGGATGCGGCCCTGATGATCGACCGCGAAGCCTGGCGGCGTCGCGTTCGGCTGGACGACGCCGCTGTCGGCGGCCGATGTGGCCATGGTCATGCCGCCGGCGGCCAGCTCCGGATGGCCCCAGACCACGATCGACAGGATGTCGCCGCGCCCGATGGTATACGGCGGCGGCCGGGACACGAACAGGGGTGTGAGGTCTTGCCGGGCGACGCTGGCCTGCGCCGCGCGCTCTTTTTCGATGAGGGTTTCGGTGATCAGCTCGGTGGTGGGCGCCGACGCATCGCCGGGACCGCCCGAACGCGCCGCCTCACCGAAGCCGATGCCGGTCGCGCAGGCCGACAGGGCGAGACACAAGGCAAACATCAGGGCGATGGTGGACACGGACACCGGCGCGCGAAGCGACCGTGGAGCGCATCGTGAAGCCCGCGACAAATCCCTTATTGCAACTGAACGACACCGAGCCATGATTGTTGCCTATCAAAAATAGACGCAGTAGGTGAACGATTCAGTTCAGAGTACGGCGTCCATCGGACTTGGCTTTGCAGCGTATCAAATGGCGAACGGCGGCGTCGGTCAGGTCTGGTACGACGGGCAAAACGTGGCGGGCTTCGGACAGGGTGGTTCAGCGCATCTCTTCGATCAGCTTCAGTCCATCGGCGAAGCGCCAGATGCGGCGGATCTCGATGATGTCGAATTGTGCGGCGACATTCGGCGGAAACGCGGAATAGCGGGCATTCAGGCGCACGAAGCGGCGCACCGCGTCGTCCATGTCGGCCCGTCCGCTCGAGCGGATGATGGTGACGTCGTCGATGCTGCCGTCGCTGCGCAGCGACACGCTGACCAGGGGGTCGATGCGCACGTCCTGCAGCGACAGGCGTGCGCCTCCAAGCACCGCGTTGCGCTCCAGCTTCTGGCGCACGCTGTCGACATAGAGGCGCAGCGGCGCGTCGCGTTCGCCGCCGTCGGCCAGCACCCGACGTCCGCCCATCGTCCGCTCGGCCGGCGCGGCGGGCGCATTCACGTTGGGAATGGTCACGCCGCGCAGCAGTTCGCGCGCGCGATTGCCGGGCAAGCCGGCCAGCGCCCCGGCGCCGGGCTGGCTTCCGCCGCCGCTGCCGGCACCACGACCCGCTCCCTGGCCCGGGCCGACGGGCATGGAAGCCATCGCCGCCGCGCCCGCGCCGGGACCCGGCGCCTGTGCCTGCATCCGCTGCGCGGCGGCCTGGCGCGCGGCTTCTTCCGCCTGCTGGCGGGCCAGGCGTTCGGCCTCGGCGCGCGCCTGCTGTTCCGCTTGCTGTTGCGCCTGTCGTTTCGCCTGTTCTTCCGCCTGCTGCTGCGCCAGCTGGCGTGCGCGCTCCTGCGCCAGTTGCTGCTGCGCGCTTTCCTCGACGCGCCGGCGCTCGGCCTCCTCTTGCGCAAGACGCTGCGCTTCCAGGCGTTGCCGCTCGGCGCGCTCCTGCTCCCGCATCTGCTCCCGCAGCTGCTCCTGCATCTGCGCCTGACGCAGCGCTTGCTCGGCGGCCTGCTGCGCGAGACGCTGCTCGGCCTGCACGCGCGCGGCCTGTTCCTGCGCCTGCTGACGCTCGGCTTCGCGCAGTCGCGCGATCCGCGCCTCGTCCTCGGCCACGCGACGATCTTCCTCGCGCCGTTGCTGTTCGAGCCGCTCCTGCGCGACCCGTTCCTGCGCCAGCCGCTCGGCGGCCTCACGCTCCGCCTGGGCCAAGCGCTCCAGCTCCTCTTCCGCCGCCAACAGGCGCTGGCGTTCTTCCTCGGCCTGTTGCGCGACGAGATCCGGACCAGGATCCACGACTTCGGCCGGTTCCGCCGGAGGTTGGTCCGCGACCGCGTCGGCCAGTGCCGGCGCATCGAGCGCCGGCTCAGGAACGACGTCCGGCAAGGGCACGGGAACGGTGAACTCGGATTCGGGATTCGGCGCGGCCACGATCACCGGGGGTGGCACTTCGCGCAACTTGCGCTTCGGCGCGGGCGGCTTGGGGCGCTTCGGACGCCGGGCCTGGGCAGGCGGCCGCGCCTCGGCCTGGACGATCGGTGGCGGCGGCGGGTCGACCAGGCGCAGGCCCCGCGTCGGCGCAGGCGCCGGTGGCGGTGGCGGTGGCGGCGCAGGCGCCGGTGGCGGTGGCGGCGCGGGCGTCGGCGTCGGCGTTTCAGGCAATGGGGGAATCGGGGCGGTTGCCGGCTGCGCCTCAGGGGATGGCGCCAGCGTGACGTCAATCGGTCCGCCGCCGCCGAGATCGAGGCCGGGCACACCGAACTGCAGCGACAATACCAGCCCGTGCAGCAAGACCGAAATGGCAATGCCCACGCCCAGGCGCCGGTCGCTGCGTGCCTGATCGTGTCCTCGCCTGCCAGCGGTCGCTTGGGTCATGTCGTCGCTTGAGCAATATTGTCAAGCTGGCATCTTAGCGTTTACTCAGCGGTAATGCGAGGCGCACGATTCAAATACTCCCGCTGGCGGGCGGCTCCGTGCACACGCTGGCGCGAACGCCCGGCCAGCGCCGTTCACTTGCTCGACGTGCCCGGCATCGCGCCCACCAGCGCCCGCAGTCCGGCTTGCGCCTGGGCCCAGGGCGTGCCGGCCAGTTGCTCCGCGCAGGCTGGGCAGGCCTGCATCGGATTGCAGTCGTGCGCCAGCTCGACGTAATTCAGGCCGACCACGGTCTTGCCCTGGTAGCTATCGACCCGGGCCGGCTTCGCAGATGAGGCCTGCACGCCGGCCGCGCCGTCGAGCCACTTGGCGAACGGGTCGGTGGCCACGCCGTCCGGCACGTACCAGCGTTTGCGGGTCGGGTTCCAGCGGGCGCCGAGCGCCTTGGCGGCGTCCTTTTCGGCATAGGGAACGGTGAGAAAAACCATGAACGAAGGCACTCCGGAATCGATGTCAATGCGGTCCGCTATTCTACAGGCACCGTACCCTGGCGGCGGTATGGTTCGACCTGTCACTTTTCGCTCCGGCGCCTGTCCCACGCGGCATCGCTTTCGCGCTGCTCGCGGCGGTCCTTGCGCCAGGTGTACACCAGATTGACGAGCGCCCCCAGCAAGCCGGTCAGGATGCCGACCAGGATGCCCAGGTCAGACAGCGTCAGCGTCGTGGCCAGGTCGGCGCCAAGCAGGCGCAGGTAAGTGTCAATGATCATCGTGTCTCCCGTGCTTCGCTCTGAAGCGGCGCATGGGCATCGTGATCGACCCTGAGCCACGTCAATGCAGTGAATGAAAGTATAGGAAAACTATACCACATCAGTAAATAAAAACTATACTCCTAAGTATAGTTTTCCTATACCATGCCGATATGGATCTCCAAACGATGATTGCGTGCTGGGTGAGAGAAGCGCGCACCGGCGCCGGCCTGTCCGGCACGGCGCTCGGCGCGCGGCTGGCGCTCGAGCTCGGCACCGAGCGCGGCAATACCAAGGCCAATATCTCGCACTGGGAAAACGAAAAGCACAGCCCGAACCTGAAACAGCTGCTGGCCATTTCCCGGGTCACGGGCCGCAGCCTGCCGCCGGACATCCTGGCGTCGATGTCGGGCGCGCCGGCGCAGGACGCGCCGCCCCCTGGCGGGTTGAGCAATATCCTGCGGGTGGTGGCGGCCGAAGGCGACGACGACGGCTTCGTGCAGATCCCGATGGTCAAGCTGCGGCTGTCGGCGGGCATCACCGGCTATCAGACCGAGCCGGAACGGCGCGATGGCGGCACGCTCGGCATGCGCCGCACCTGGATCGAGCGCAACCAGTACCACCCGTCGCACCTGATCGCGATCTACGTCAAGGGCGAGAGCATGGAACCCTCGCTGTACGCGGGCGACATCGTGGTCATCAACACGCTCGAGACCAAGCTGGTCGACGGCGCCGTCTATGCCTTCAACTACGAGGGCGAGGCCGTGGTCAAGCGCCTGGCGCGCGACGCCGGCCAGTGGTGGCTGACCTCGGACAACGTCGATCAGCGCAAATACCACCGCAAGCTATGCCAGGGCGGCGAATGCATCGTCATCGGGCGGGTGGTGCGCAAGGAAAGCGACCGCATTTGAGACTGACCGGCGGCATCGTCACCGTGCGCGGCGTCCGGATGGCGCTCGTCTTCGCCGATCCGGCCTCGCTGCGGGCCGGCGTCGGCGACGCCCTGCTGGCGCGGCTCGGTCCCTGGTTCCCGCGCCTGCCGATCATGCTGGTGGCCCCGCGCGCGCACCCGGCGCGGGCCTACGCGCAGTTCGATACGCGCGCGCTGCTGCCGGAACTCGACCTTGCCGGCATGGTCGAACGAGAGATCGACCTCGACGGGCCGCCGCCCGACGCCACCTCCCCGCCGTTCTAGGAGGGCGCCTGCCCGAAGGCGCTTGGAGCCCGCTCCAGGATGCGTCGCAAGGCCGGGTGGTGCACGCGCCGCTCGACCGTCACCGCATAGATCTGCTCGACGATCGAATCGATCACGCCCACCTGCACCAGCCCATACTGCGCGCACAGCGCGTCCGCCAGCACGGTCGGCGCCGCCATGAAGCCGGCGCCCGCGCCAGCGAAGGAGCCGAGCAAGGCGCCGTCGTCGAATTCGCCCACCACGATCGGACGCAGCCCATGCGCTTCGAGCCAGGCCTTGAGCTGGCTGTGCAGGGCGGCGTCCTCGCCCGGCATCAGGAACGGCGCGTCCTTCAGGCGTTGCGGAAATGGTCCGGCCCAGCGCCGGCAGACCTCGGCATGAGCGACCACCGTCACCGTGCTCGATCCCAGCAGGTGGCTGTGACCGCGCACCGCGCCGCCGGGCGGCAAGCCCTGGTCCGAGATCAGCAGGTCGAGCCGGTGCGCGCTCAGGTCTTCCATCAGGTCGGCGAAGCGCCCTTCCCGGCACACGAGGTGCATGGCCAGGCCGGCGTCGCGCGCCGGTTGCAGCAGGCGAAAGGCCATCGTCTTGGCGATCACGTCGCACAGGCCCACTCGCAACGTTTCCGTCTCCGTGAACACGCCGCGCCGCACTGCCTGCTCCAGCTCGTTGCCAAGACTGAAGATTTGGTCGGCATAGCGCAGCACCGTCTTGCCGGCTTCGGTCAGCGCCAGTCCGCGTCCCTTCTTGCGCAGCAATTCCTCGCCAAGCTGTTCCTCCAGCACCTGCAACTGGGTGCTGATCGCCTGCGGCGACACGTGCAACTGCTCCGCTGCGCGGGCGACGCTGCCGACCGTCGCGACGGCGTGAAAGTACTGCAGGTGCTTGTAATTGATCATGCAACACCACTAAAAAATGGGATGATTTCGAAAGATTATTCGATTTTACTTTCGATTGGCAGCGCCGTATATTGGTGACTCCCAGTTCTTTTGAAGCGAGGAATGCAATGAGAAGTTACCCCACCAACAGCCCGAAAGCCATGTGCCGCCTGCTGGCGCTGGCCATGATCGTCGACGGCCGCATCGCGCCGCAGGAACTAAAGAGCCTGCACCGGAGCGGCGTGCTCGGGGCGCTGCGGGTGAGCGAAGACACCTTCGACGACACGGCGGGCGAATTGACCCAGGACTTGCTGGCGACCAGCGCCGACCGCGAGGGCGGCATGGTCGAGATCGAGCCGGCGACGATCGACCGCCTGCTGGACGAGGTGCAGGACGAGGCGCTGCGCGTCACGGTCCTCAAGGGCATGCTCGATATCGTGCGCGCCGACAGCGTGATCGACCACCGCGAGCGCCGGCTGCTGCGCCGCGCGATGCATGCCTGGGGCGACTCGGGCGCCGAGGCCGTCAGCGCGGCTTGACGATCGGGGCGGCGCCGAGCCGCCCCCCACATGCATACATTGAAAGACATGCTTGCGATTCAGGTGTCGCCGTTACAAAGCGACACCATTTCAACACATCGGCGCAATAGCCCAGCCATACAATGAAGACCTCACATTGCGCGAGGTCCATCATGCCAAACTATTCCCAGGATCACCGGTACACCCTGACGCCGAACGAGATGGACTGGGCCTGGCGGCTCGACCTGCGACCGGTGCAGGACCCGGAGCTCGGCCAGTACTACGGCCGCACCGCCCACTTCGGCACCCACGACCCGTATGCCAGCCAGGACGACGTCTTCGTCTTCCACGCCACCAGGGGCATGGCGTACACGGTCCAGAGCGGCAGTTACTTCGATCCCGTCGACCTGCGCGTGTTCGACGACCTGGGCAAGGAAATCGCCAGCGACGACGGCAGCGGCGCCTACGGTTATGACTACGCCTCCTTCGTCGCGCCCTATACCGGCTGGTACTACATCGACGCATCATGGAGCCAGGACTACTACGACACCTATGCCAGCCTGAACGTGTACGAAGACCGGGCGCCGGTCTACCCTCCGACCAATGCCATCGTCGGCGCCGGCGGCCACGACATGCTGTACGGTACCCGCTCGGACGACATCGTCGACGGCGGCGCCGGCATCGACACCTTCGTGCTGGAGGGTTATCGCGACGAATACGCGGTCAGCGTGAAGGACGGGACGATCACGGTCACCGACCTGCTGGGTCTCGACGGCGTCGACACCCTGCGCAACGTCGAGCGGCTGTCCTTCGAGGGCGGCGACTACATTTCCTACGAGACCACGGGCTTTCCGGCCGAGGCCTACCGCCTGTACCAGGCGGCCTTCGACCGTACGCCGGACAAGGGTGGACTCGGCTACTGGATCGGCCAGATGGGTGACGGGGCCAGCCTGCACGCGGTGGCGGACGCTTTCGTGCACTCGGCCGAGTTCGGCAAGCTGGTCGGCGCCGCAGCCAGCAATGCCGACATCATCACCCTGCTCTATGCGAACGTGCTCGACCGCGCGCCGGACGCCGATGGATTCGCTTTCTGGAAGCAGGCGCTGGACAGCAAGGCGATCACCGTGGCCGACATGGTGGTGGGGTTCAGCGAAAGCCCGGAAAACCAGGCCAGGGTCATTGGTTCGCTCGAGGCTGGCTACGAGTTCATCGTGACCTGAACGGGCGCGCTGAGTAAGCAGAAGTGGCCCGCCCTACACGAATCGAACGTGTGACCCACAGCTTAGAAGGCTGTTGCTCTATCCAACTGAGCTAAGGGCGGCCTGGAAGAGGCGCTACTATAAACCGTTAGCATTGATGCTTGCAATGTGACAGTGCAAGCGCAGCCGGCGTAGCGATGCGGAAAACAAAACAGGCCGTCGATGACGGCCTGCCTTGATGAATCTTTTGGTCGGAGTACAAGGATTCGAACCTTGGACCCCCTGGTCCCAAACCAGGTGCGCTACCGGGCTGCGCTACACTCCGCCGTGAGAAACATTATAAGCGATGGCGACGCGAAATGCCAGCCCTGGCCAGCATTCGGCCAGACTGGCGATTCCGTCATGCTGCCAGCTTGTCCGCGATGCGGCGCGCCATGCTTTCGGCCACGGCCGCCTCTTTCGCTTCCACCATCACGCGGATCAAGGGTTCGGTGCCGGATGCACGGATCAGCACGCGGCCGTTGTCGCCCAGTTCGCGCTCGACCGCTTCCTTCTCGGCCACCAGCGCCGAATCAAGCGTCCAGTCGAAGCCCGGCGTGACTTTCTTGTTGATCAGGGTCTGCGGGAACAGTTGCAGCTCGCTGCAGCATTCCGCCAGCGATTTATTGCCACGCACCAGGGCCGACAGCACTTGCAGCGCCGACACGATGCCATCGCCGGTGCTGTGCTTGTCCAGCGCCAGCAGGTGGCCCGAGCCTTCGCCGCCGAACAGCCAGCCGCGCTCTTTCATGACTTCGAGCACGTAGCGGTCGCCGACCTTGGCGCGCGCGAAGCCGATGCCCATCTGCTTGAAGGCGACTTCGAGCGCCATATTCGTCATCAGGGTGCCGACGGCGCCCGCCACCGGGCCCGTGCTCATGCGGTCGCGCACCATCACGTACAGCAGCTCGTCGCCGTTGTAGACGCGGCCGTCGGCGTCGACCATGATCAGGCGATCGGCGTCGCCGTCCAGGGCGATGCCGAGGTCGGCCTTGTTGGCCACCACGGCTTCGGACAGCGCCTTCGGCGCGGTGGCGCCGAAGCCGGCGTTGATGTTGAAGCCGTCCGGCTGGGCGCCGATCGAGATCACCTCGGCGCCCAGTTCGTGGAACACGTGCGGCGCGATGTTATAGGCCGCGCCGTGGGCGCTGTCGACGACGATCTTCAGGCCGCGCAGGTCGAGTTCGTTCGGGAAGGTGCTCTTGCAGAATTCGATGTAGCGGCCCTGGGCGTCGCGCAGGCGGGTCGCGCGGCCGAGTTTATCGGAGGCGACGCAGCCCATCGGCTCGTCGATCGCTTCCTCGATCTCGAGCTCCACGGCGTCCGGCAGCTTGGTGCCGTGTTCCGAGAAGAACTTGATGCCGTTGTCCTGGAAGGGATTGTGCGAGGCCGAGATGACGACGCCGGCCTGCAGGCGCAGCGCGCGGGTCAGGTAGGCGATGGCCGGGGTCGGCATCGGACCGGCCAGCATCGAATCGACGCCGGCGGCCGACAGGCCGGCTTCCAGCGCGGCTTCGAGCATGTAGCCCGAGATGCGGGTGTCCTTGCCGATCAGGACGACCGGACGGCCGCTGCTCGACTTGCGGCCCTTGGCCAGGACGGTGCCGGCGGCATAGCCGAGACGCATCACGAATTCAGGAGTAATGGGCGCTACGCCCACCGTGCCGCGCACGCCATCGGTGCCGAAATATTTCCGTGCCATCTAGTTCTCTTTTCTCTTATTGAAACGATTTTTACAGGACCGAGGGGGGATGCATCGCCGCATGCCACACCTTCAGGGCATCGACAGTCTCCGCCACATCATGCACACGCACGATTCTAGCGCCATGCGCTACCGCAGCCAATGCCGCGCCGATGCTGCCGGCCACCCGCTGTTCGACCGGTCGCCCGGTCACGGCGCCGATCATGGATTTGCGCGACATGCCGGCCAGCACCGGCAAATCGAGTTCGTCACGCATGCGCTGCAAGCCTTGCAGCAAGGCATAGTTGTGTTCCACCGTCTTGCCGAAGCCGAAACCAGGATCGACGCAGATGCGCTCGCGCTCGATGCCGGCCAAGGTCATCGCGTCGACCCGCTCGCGCAGGAAGGCGATCACCTCCCCCACCACGTCGTCGTACTGCGGCGCCTGCTGCATGGTTTCCGGCGTGGCCTGCATATGCATCACGCACAGGCCGCAGTCGCTGTCCTGCACCGCGGCGATCGCGCCCGGCGCACGAAAACCGTTGATGTCGTTGATCATGTCGGCGCCGGCGATCAGCGCTTCGCGCATGACCTCGGGCTTGCAGGTATCGACCGACAGCGCGACGTCGAGCGTGCGCAGCGCGTACAGCGTCGGCATCACGCGCCGCAGCTCTTCGTCGAGCGGCACGCCCGGCGAGCCGGGACGGGTCGATTCGCCGCCGATGTCGATCATCGTGGCGCCGTCCCTGATCATGGTCTCGGCATGGGTCAGCGCGAATTCAAGGCCCTGGAAGCGGCCGCCGTCGGAAAACGAATCGGGGGTAATGTTCAGGATGCCCATCACCACTGGATAGGCAGATTCAGCTCCCTCCAGCGCGAAGCTGAAGTGGCCGCATTGCAGTTTTTTGGTCATGGCGGAAAAAACAAAAAAGGCACCCTGACGGGTGCCTTTGAGGGGAGAGACAGCGTCAGGCGGGTGCGGTGGCATTCGGCGCCACACCGCCCGAGCCGCTGTCGCCAGGCGGCGTGCGCTTGGTCAGCACAGTCTTCGGCTGGCGCGGCTCGCGGCCGGCCATGATGTCGTTGATCTGCTCGGAATCGATGGTTTCCCAGTCGAGCAGCGCCTTGGTCATCATTTCGACCTTTTCGCGATTCTCTTCCAGCAGACGGCGTGCCAGCGCGTACTGCGTGTCGAGGATGGCGCGGATCTCGGCGTCGACCTTTTGCTGCGTCGCTTCCGAAATGGTCTTGGTGGCGCCGCCGAAGAAGCCGTCGTTCTCGCTGTCTTCGTAGACCATCACGCCCATGCTGTCGGACATGCCGAAGCGGGTCACCATCGAGCGCGCCAGCTTGGTCGCGCGGGCGAAGTCGTTCGAGGCGCCGGTCGACATCTGACCGACGAAGATCTCTTCAGCGATACGACCGCCGAACAGGATCGAGATTTCCTCGAGCATCTTGTCCTTGTAACCGGACAGGCTGTCGTGTTCCGGCAGCTGCCAGGTCAGGCCCAGCGCATAGCCGCGCGGCATGATCGTGACCTTGTGCACCGGATCGGCCTTCGGCAGCAGCTTGGCGACCACCGCGTGGCCCGACTCGTGATAGGCCGTGTTGCGGCGCTCTTCCTCGCGCATGACCATCGACTTGCGCTCCGGACCCATATAGATCTTGTCCTTGGCGTCCTCGAAGTCGATCATCTCGACCAGGCGCTTGCTGCGCCGCGCGGCGAACAGCGCGGCTTCGTTGACCAGGTTGGCCAGGTCGGCGCCCGAGAAGCCCGGGGTGCCGCGCGCCAGGATGTCGGCCTTGACGTCGGTACCGATCGGCACTTTACGCATGTGCACGTTGAGGATCTGTTCGCGGCCGCGGATGTCCGGCAGGCCCACCATCACCTGGCGGTCGAAACGGCCCGGACGCAGCAGCGCCTTGTCCAGCACGTCGGCGCGGTTGGTGGCGGCGATCACGATGACGCCCGATTGCGCTTCGAAGCCGTCCATCTCGACCAGCAGCTGGTTCAGGGTCTGTTCGCGTTCGTCGTTGCCGCCGCCCATGCCGGCGCCGCGGTGACGGCCGACCGCGTCGATCTCGTCGATGAAGATGATGCAGGGCGAATGCTTCTTGGCGTTCTCGAACATGTCGCGGACACGCGACGCGCCGACGCCGACGAACATCTCGACGAAGTCGGAACCCGAGATCGAGAAGAACGGCACCTTCGCTTCGCCGGCGATGGCGCGCGCCAGCAGGGTTTTACCGGTACCCGGAGGACCGACCATCAGCACGCCGCGTGGAATGCGGCCGCCCAGTTTCTGGAACTTGGTTGGATCCTTGAGGAAGTCGACGATTTCCGAGACTTCTTCTTTCGCTTCGTCGCAACCGGCGACGTCGGCGAAGGT
It includes:
- the folP gene encoding dihydropteroate synthase; its protein translation is MTKKLQCGHFSFALEGAESAYPVVMGILNITPDSFSDGGRFQGLEFALTHAETMIRDGATMIDIGGESTRPGSPGVPLDEELRRVMPTLYALRTLDVALSVDTCKPEVMREALIAGADMINDINGFRAPGAIAAVQDSDCGLCVMHMQATPETMQQAPQYDDVVGEVIAFLRERVDAMTLAGIERERICVDPGFGFGKTVEHNYALLQGLQRMRDELDLPVLAGMSRKSMIGAVTGRPVEQRVAGSIGAALAAVAHGARIVRVHDVAETVDALKVWHAAMHPPSVL
- a CDS encoding polysaccharide biosynthesis/export family protein, yielding MSTIALMFALCLALSACATGIGFGEAARSGGPGDASAPTTELITETLIEKERAAQASVARQDLTPLFVSRPPPYTIGRGDILSIVVWGHPELAAGGMTMATSAADSGVVQPNATPPGFAVDHQGRIQFPLIGLLSLDGKTEEEARALLTGKLARYIANPNLTLRVQAYRSRRVYVDGEVRTPGLQAIDDIPMTLVEALNRAGGMQPAADQSRIVIERGDDRFHVNLRELVQKGVNPGTILLAHGDVVRVHSRDESKVFVSGEVISPKALTMHDGRLTLNEALGETGGISPLSGDARQVYVVRKAQDRTRVFRLDARDSGALAMAETFELRPKDVVYVAASPLANWNRHLSLLFPGALTNAVGVTNRP
- the ftsH gene encoding ATP-dependent zinc metalloprotease FtsH, which encodes MNNMFSKSAIWVVVALLLFMLFKQFDTHSVAGGSKTIAYSELLDEIKQRRIKDVTIEGSNITATRSDDSKVRATATILDRGLIGDLRENGVRFDVKPPEEPSFLQQVFISWFPMLLLIGVWVFFMRQMQGGGKGGAFSFGKSKARMLDETNNTVTFADVAGCDEAKEEVSEIVDFLKDPTKFQKLGGRIPRGVLMVGPPGTGKTLLARAIAGEAKVPFFSISGSDFVEMFVGVGASRVRDMFENAKKHSPCIIFIDEIDAVGRHRGAGMGGGNDEREQTLNQLLVEMDGFEAQSGVIVIAATNRADVLDKALLRPGRFDRQVMVGLPDIRGREQILNVHMRKVPIGTDVKADILARGTPGFSGADLANLVNEAALFAARRSKRLVEMIDFEDAKDKIYMGPERKSMVMREEERRNTAYHESGHAVVAKLLPKADPVHKVTIMPRGYALGLTWQLPEHDSLSGYKDKMLEEISILFGGRIAEEIFVGQMSTGASNDFARATKLARSMVTRFGMSDSMGVMVYEDSENDGFFGGATKTISEATQQKVDAEIRAILDTQYALARRLLEENREKVEMMTKALLDWETIDSEQINDIMAGREPRQPKTVLTKRTPPGDSGSGGVAPNATAPA
- a CDS encoding DUF4214 domain-containing protein; translation: MPNYSQDHRYTLTPNEMDWAWRLDLRPVQDPELGQYYGRTAHFGTHDPYASQDDVFVFHATRGMAYTVQSGSYFDPVDLRVFDDLGKEIASDDGSGAYGYDYASFVAPYTGWYYIDASWSQDYYDTYASLNVYEDRAPVYPPTNAIVGAGGHDMLYGTRSDDIVDGGAGIDTFVLEGYRDEYAVSVKDGTITVTDLLGLDGVDTLRNVERLSFEGGDYISYETTGFPAEAYRLYQAAFDRTPDKGGLGYWIGQMGDGASLHAVADAFVHSAEFGKLVGAAASNADIITLLYANVLDRAPDADGFAFWKQALDSKAITVADMVVGFSESPENQARVIGSLEAGYEFIVT
- the glmM gene encoding phosphoglucosamine mutase; this encodes MARKYFGTDGVRGTVGVAPITPEFVMRLGYAAGTVLAKGRKSSSGRPVVLIGKDTRISGYMLEAALEAGLSAAGVDSMLAGPMPTPAIAYLTRALRLQAGVVISASHNPFQDNGIKFFSEHGTKLPDAVELEIEEAIDEPMGCVASDKLGRATRLRDAQGRYIEFCKSTFPNELDLRGLKIVVDSAHGAAYNIAPHVFHELGAEVISIGAQPDGFNINAGFGATAPKALSEAVVANKADLGIALDGDADRLIMVDADGRVYNGDELLYVMVRDRMSTGPVAGAVGTLMTNMALEVAFKQMGIGFARAKVGDRYVLEVMKERGWLFGGEGSGHLLALDKHSTGDGIVSALQVLSALVRGNKSLAECCSELQLFPQTLINKKVTPGFDWTLDSALVAEKEAVERELGDNGRVLIRASGTEPLIRVMVEAKEAAVAESMARRIADKLAA
- a CDS encoding DUF5710 domain-containing protein, which codes for MVFLTVPYAEKDAAKALGARWNPTRKRWYVPDGVATDPFAKWLDGAAGVQASSAKPARVDSYQGKTVVGLNYVELAHDCNPMQACPACAEQLAGTPWAQAQAGLRALVGAMPGTSSK
- a CDS encoding energy transducer TonB yields the protein MPETPTPTPAPPPPPAPAPPPPPPPAPAPTRGLRLVDPPPPPIVQAEARPPAQARRPKRPKPPAPKRKLREVPPPVIVAAPNPESEFTVPVPLPDVVPEPALDAPALADAVADQPPAEPAEVVDPGPDLVAQQAEEERQRLLAAEEELERLAQAEREAAERLAQERVAQERLEQQRREEDRRVAEDEARIARLREAERQQAQEQAARVQAEQRLAQQAAEQALRQAQMQEQLREQMREQERAERQRLEAQRLAQEEAERRRVEESAQQQLAQERARQLAQQQAEEQAKRQAQQQAEQQARAEAERLARQQAEEAARQAAAQRMQAQAPGPGAGAAAMASMPVGPGQGAGRGAGSGGGSQPGAGALAGLPGNRARELLRGVTIPNVNAPAAPAERTMGGRRVLADGGERDAPLRLYVDSVRQKLERNAVLGGARLSLQDVRIDPLVSVSLRSDGSIDDVTIIRSSGRADMDDAVRRFVRLNARYSAFPPNVAAQFDIIEIRRIWRFADGLKLIEEMR
- a CDS encoding LysR family transcriptional regulator, which gives rise to MINYKHLQYFHAVATVGSVARAAEQLHVSPQAISTQLQVLEEQLGEELLRKKGRGLALTEAGKTVLRYADQIFSLGNELEQAVRRGVFTETETLRVGLCDVIAKTMAFRLLQPARDAGLAMHLVCREGRFADLMEDLSAHRLDLLISDQGLPPGGAVRGHSHLLGSSTVTVVAHAEVCRRWAGPFPQRLKDAPFLMPGEDAALHSQLKAWLEAHGLRPIVVGEFDDGALLGSFAGAGAGFMAAPTVLADALCAQYGLVQVGVIDSIVEQIYAVTVERRVHHPALRRILERAPSAFGQAPS
- a CDS encoding TerB family tellurite resistance protein; this translates as MRSYPTNSPKAMCRLLALAMIVDGRIAPQELKSLHRSGVLGALRVSEDTFDDTAGELTQDLLATSADREGGMVEIEPATIDRLLDEVQDEALRVTVLKGMLDIVRADSVIDHRERRLLRRAMHAWGDSGAEAVSAA
- a CDS encoding XRE family transcriptional regulator, which translates into the protein MDLQTMIACWVREARTGAGLSGTALGARLALELGTERGNTKANISHWENEKHSPNLKQLLAISRVTGRSLPPDILASMSGAPAQDAPPPGGLSNILRVVAAEGDDDGFVQIPMVKLRLSAGITGYQTEPERRDGGTLGMRRTWIERNQYHPSHLIAIYVKGESMEPSLYAGDIVVINTLETKLVDGAVYAFNYEGEAVVKRLARDAGQWWLTSDNVDQRKYHRKLCQGGECIVIGRVVRKESDRI